A segment of the Allosaccharopolyspora coralli genome:
CAGGTGTATCGCGGGGCGCACGGTGTCGCGCCGGAACTCGGTCACCTGCGGTTGGTTCCGCAGGGCAGGCCGTGCCCGTGCGGGAAACGGGGCTGCTGGGAGCGGTACTGCAGCGGCACCGCGCTCGTGGACGTGGCCACCGAACTGCTCGTCGACGCCCCGGCTACTCCGTGGGCACAGCGTCTTCGGGCGGATCCGTCGGTGCTGACCGGCGTCGAGGTCGCCCGCGCGGCACGGGACGGTGACTCGGTGGCTCTCGAGGCGGTCGCGCAGCTCGCGCGCTGGCTGGGGGAGGGACTCGCGTTGGTCGCCGACGTCTACGACCCGGACGTCGTCGTGCTCGCGGGCGGAGTTTCCGGTTCGGCGTCGTTGTTTCTCGACGACGCCGTCGAGCACTACACCTCGGCGATCACCGGTGCCGGGCATCGGCCCGTCGCCGCGGTGCGGCTCGCGCACTTCGGCGACGAGGCAGCGATCGTCG
Coding sequences within it:
- a CDS encoding ROK family protein, encoding MLTVGVDVGGTSVRAGVVDPQGTVLEVRRTATRRSTADLDAAVSGVVTDLARKYTVAAVGLSVAGFVSEDLRVVRFAPHLPWRGEAVADRLGERIGLPVVLDHDANAAGVAEHRHGAARDAGVAVLVALGTGIGGALLVDGQVYRGAHGVAPELGHLRLVPQGRPCPCGKRGCWERYCSGTALVDVATELLVDAPATPWAQRLRADPSVLTGVEVARAARDGDSVALEAVAQLARWLGEGLALVADVYDPDVVVLAGGVSGSASLFLDDAVEHYTSAITGAGHRPVAAVRLAHFGDEAAIVGAAELARHHADRSG